CAGTGAGGACTTTAACACCGGGTGCCAGCCTTATAAAAGGTGATTCGATTTTAGGTGTTATATCCGTCCACGAATTTCCTAAATCTGTTGACTGGAAGAGTTCCCATAAACCTGAATTGTTGTCATTCTTAAGTTGTTCGGTAAGTTGCTCGCTGAACACGGCTCTATCTTCAGCATTCTTGGATTGAAACAGATCCGGGCCTGTCCCGACATAAAGGTTATTTCCGGAAACTGCCAAAGAATGGATAGCATTCGTGGTATTCAGTGGCAATTTTTCTAAACCGTGTCTCGGCTTGATGCGGTAGAGTCCCTGATTTGTCCCGACAAACACTGTGTTTTCAAGCGTAGCCAAGGCAAAGATTTTTACCGCTGTAACTTCATCATTCAATAGGGTCCACTGCTTCCCTTTATCTTCAGATCGGAAGATTCCGTTATCCCTAAGTGCGAGGTAGAAGGCTTCATCGGTTATTGCTAATCCCATAGCGGCACCTTTTGGGCGTGTCCCAAGCGATGTCCACGTCTCTCCGCTATTGCTTGAACTAAACACTTCATCACCAGAGACAAGGTAGAGCGTGTCGTCTTTCTCAGCCATGGGTATCATGCCGTAGCCCCCAGAAGCGGTTGGAAGGTTAACAGCGGCTGCCGGACTAATGAACGTCCACGCAGGGGCATCGGGTGTCAATCTATAGATACCGAGGTGTGAAGCGGCATAGATATTGTTCTCTGAGCTGGCGAATAAGCCGAACACTGGCCCGAAACCCGGTGCATTTGCGTGTTTCCACTGCCGGTTCAGCGTCGGGGGCACTTCCTTCTCTACCTGCACGGTCGGAACCGGCACAACCGGCTTTGAAATTTGTACACCGGTGCCGTTGTTCCTACCCGGGGTATCGAAAAGTCCGGCTTGGTTTCGCACATCTGGTTCCGCCTGCGTATCAAGGACAATGGACGCATCAATGATTTCAACAGTGGTTTCCGATTGGGCGTTCAAGTTGTAAGGTTTCTGGAAACGCGCGAGGTATTGAGACCCGACACCGAGCATTAGCAATATGAAGACGGCAGCTGTGCCAAAAGCCGCCCACGGTAGCAGCGGTTTCCCAACCTGAGGCGGTGTCGGTTTAATGTCGGCAACTTGCTGCATAATACGCTCAATGAAATTGGCGGGCATCTGGACGCTTCCGAGCGTTTCGCTAATCAGGTGCTCTTCGGCTTGTAAACGCTCCCGTGCCCGGCGAAGCCGACTTTTTATGGTGTTCACCGATACCCCTAAGAAATTGCCAATCTCTTTCGTTGTCATTTCACCGAGATAGTGGAGTGTCACCACTGTGCGTTCACTCTCCGGCAGTGTTTCCAGAAGTTCTTTGACGATTTCGTAGCGATGTTCCACGGCTTCCGCCTCCCGTTGCTCCGATACGTAACGTTTATAAGAAGATCTCCCTACCTCTGCTACAGATGTGGCCTCCAGGGATTGCATCACAGGTTTGTTGCTTTGATGCCACCGCTTGCAAAGGTTATTGGCAATAACATAAAGCCATCCAGCAAACTGACTCGGATTCCTCAGCGTCGCGAGGTTCTTGTATGCTTGGAGAAAGGCATCTTGGGCAATCTCTTCAGCGATGTGAAAATCGCCAACCTTCCGCCACGCAAGCGCGTGAACGCTCTTTTGGTACTTTCGCACCAAAGCACTAAATGCCGCTTCATCACCCGACAAAATTCTGTGAATCAGTTGAACATCGTTTTCCACCATCAGCATTCTCCCTGATTAAAGCATAAACGTGATTGTGTTTACATTCAAAATGTTAATGATACAATTTTAAGGCGGAAAGGGTGCATGATTTGAAAAAAATTTGATACCGGAGAATTTGGGAAGATGCTGCCAAGATAAGTCGGACAGGATAGGATCTTTCGGAAGTGTTTTTTAAATGTAAGTAGGACTCACCTAATTTTTCCATGAGTCCTACGTATTCGGTACGGGTGTTTGTGGAAGTCCTATGTAGGCATAAGAACGGCTATTTTTTCACTTTCCCCCACTGCGTTGATAATAAGTGTGGTTGGGGCGAAACTGGGAAGAAAGTCTCTGGGACCCACACAGGAGCGGTCGACAATCTGCGTGTTGCCTCAAGCGGTTGTTCTGCGTCTTCACCGTCAGTATTTATGACACTGATGACATTGTTTCGAAAAGCCTCATTGATTGGAATTGCTTGACCATGATTCAATACTGGCGGAACTACGAAAAGATAGGCAATCCATTCGCCATCGGGCGACCACGCTGGATCCCTCACCGTCGCATTTGGACCCACTCTGGTTAACGTGCGGCGGTTATTTCCATCGGCATCAATGATGTGGATATTCACGCCTTCACCGCCTATATTCCCAGCAGCAAAAGCAATATGCTTTCCATCAGGTGACCAAGTGCATCCGGATATGTTTAGATCTTCTAACAGTTGCTTTGATCTTGCCCCATTAGCGTTCATTACATAGAGGAAATGTCTTCCCGGAACGCCGCCTGGACGATGAGCTCCGCCTTGATAGGAATCATAGACGATCCACTGACTATCTGGTGACCAAGCGGGATTTTGGTTGTCTCCACGTTTTGTCAACCGCTTTAAGTTTGAACCGTCTACATCAATTCTGTAGATATCCAGATCACCGGCTCGGTTAGACACAAACGCAATCCATTTGCCATTGGGTGCCCACACAGGCGACAGGTCCCTCTCGGGATGATTTGTCAATTGGCGGGATGTCTTGCTTTCGACATCCATCACATAGATATCAACACTCCTATCGTCTTTGGATTGATAGGCAAAAAAACGTCTGTCTGGCGACCAAGTCGGTGAACGCTTATTTCTGTCATCGGTTATGAGTTCCCTGAGATTCTGTCCCGTGCTATCTACGAGATAGAGGTCAGGGCTTCGGATGTAGGAAGCAAAAGAGATTGTCCCGGTCCCATCTGCCTGGCTATTTCTAACAAGCAGGACATTACTTACCAGCAAGGTGACTCCTAACATCATATAAACAAAAGCGTGTTTCATTTTGACGAATTCCTCCTTGACTCATTTTCTTAACGTGAGTTTGAAAAAAGTTTAGCGTTTCCAATGATCAATTATCTTTAACGCAAGTTGCTACATTATTAAAGAGACAATTTTTAGGAGCAAAAGGTGCATAATTTGAAAAAAATCGGATAATCGCTATCATCTAATAGAATCAATATACTCCATAATACTGTATAACGCAATGCGTGTCTCATCTTAAGTATTCCGCTTTGTTCGGTTTCTTAAAAATGTACTAAACTCTGGATTATATTCTAAGGATTCTTGTATTGTCCAAACTCTACTAAAAACGTAAGCAATGAGAACCTATTCCTTTTTAATTTCTCCCCACTGCGTCGTTAGCAACTGTGGTTGCGGAGAAACTGGGAAGAAACCGTCCGGCACCCACACAGGACTGGACGACAATCCCCTTGTTGCCTTAAGCTGTTGGGCGTCGTTCTGGCCTTCAGGACTTATAACACAGATAACATTATCACCACTCCAAAAGTCAATGCCTCGGATTCCGTGACCAAGATCCACATCCAATACTGGCAAATTCTTGAAAAAATAGGCGATCCACTTGCCATCCGGCGACCACGACGGACTCCCTGCCCATGCGTTTGGACCCACTTCGGTTAAGGCACTGCGGTTGCGCCTATTGACATCAATGAGGCTGATATTTATGCCTTCCTTTTCTATATTCCCCGCAGCAAAAGCGATCTGTTTTCCATCGGGAGACCATGTACAACCGGACATATTTAGGCCTTCTGTCAGTTGTCTCGTCCTTCTGCCATCGGCGGTCATTACAGAGAGAAATTGCCTTCCACGAATCCCCGCATCACGATTTCCTTCTTGATAGGAATTATACGCGATCCACTGACTATCTGGCGACCACGCTGGATTTTGGTTATCCCCACGTTTTGTCAATCGCATCAGATTTGAGCCATCTACATCAATTTTGTAGATATGTAGATCCCCGGTTCGGTCAGATTCAAACGCAATCCATCTCCCATTCGGGGACCACGCAGGCGACAGGTCTCGGTCAGGGTGGTTGGTCAATTGACGGGATATTTTGTTTCTGACATCCATCACATAGATATCAGGATTCCCATCGTCGTTGGATTGATAGGCAAAAAAACGTCCATCCGGTGACCAAGTCGGTGAACCTTTATTTATGTGATCGGTCACAAGTCTCCGAAGATTCTGCCCTGTACTATCTACGAGATAGAGGTCAGGGCTCCGGGGGTTGGTGGAAAAAGAGAGTGTTCCGGTTCCAGCCGCTTGGACATTTCCAACCAATAGAATCAACATACCCCATAATACTGTATAACGCAATGCCTGTTTCATTTTGACGAATTCCTCCTTGACCCATTTTCTTAAAAAAGTCCTGTAGGTTGGGTTGAACGGTGTTGAAAAGGTATATGTCCGTGTGCTAATACCCTCAAATCCAACCTGCCGTTCTATACATCCAAAAACGCAGTGAAACCCAACTTGAGACCCGCAGGTGCCCGGAAACAGCAAAGGTGTTGGGTTTCTCTCGTTTTTCTGTTTGACGTGGCATCTATGATGCAATCTGAGTGTTGTGTTACTTTTCAGGGTTTTGGGAGTATCCGTTCAACCTATAGGAAACACCCCGATGCTGAACGTATCAGTAGTTACAGAATCTACTATAAACGTCGGTAGGACTCACCTAATTTTTCCATGAGTTTTACGTATTGCGTACTGGTGTTTGTGGAAGTCTTATGTAGGCATAAGAACGGCTATTTTTTCACTTTCCCCCACTGCGTCGTTAGCAACTTCGGTTGTGGTGAGACGGGCAGCGCGAATTCTGGATCGAACCAGTCTCCCAAAAGATGGAAACCCGGTTCAGTAAGCTGCACGGGTTGTCCGCCAGCTACGTCAACTTTGAAGATTCTCGATTTTGCGCCTGCGCTCAGTTTTTCATAAAGGAGTACATCGCCATGAGGTGACCAGGTCGGCCTGATTGCGGCGAGTCCTTCTTCAGCGACAATCTGTTGGAGGTCTGTCCCGTCTGGGTTAACAGTATAGACCGTTTCTGTCTCAACGAAGTCCTTGAGTGGTACGCGATGGAGCCAAGAAAACGCGAGTTTGTTGCTTATTGGGGACCATGCTATGCCTCCCATCCATGAGGGACGTGCTTCGGGCGGAAAAACAAATTTTTGTTTACCTGTCTGAAGGTTGTGCATCACAATCCGCATACGCCTTGGCCCGCCGACAATAATTGCTAACTTTGTTCCATCTGGTGACCAATCAGCACTTCCACCGAACGCCACGCGCTCCTCTTTTTTCGTATCCATTGATGCAATATAGACGTGCCGTTCTCCTTTTTCAAGGGAGATATAAGTAATCCGTTTCCCATCTGGCGACCACTTTCCACCGGATCTACCCTTTGATTTACCGAATACGCGCCTGACATTTGAACCGTCTGCGTCCATCAGATACAGGTCCCAGCTCCGCGGAAATCGGTCGCGGTCTGAGGCAAACAGGATTTGTTCACCCGTTGGAGACCATGCGGGGCGTATATCACTCGCTGGATGGTTCGTGAGGTTTACCCATTCTGTCCCGTCTATATTCATTAAATAGATGTCTCGATTCGCATCTCCAGAGGAGGTAAACACTATTTTTGGGGTGTCGGGTGCTTTTGCCCAGACATC
This DNA window, taken from Candidatus Poribacteria bacterium, encodes the following:
- a CDS encoding sigma-70 family RNA polymerase sigma factor, yielding MVENDVQLIHRILSGDEAAFSALVRKYQKSVHALAWRKVGDFHIAEEIAQDAFLQAYKNLATLRNPSQFAGWLYVIANNLCKRWHQSNKPVMQSLEATSVAEVGRSSYKRYVSEQREAEAVEHRYEIVKELLETLPESERTVVTLHYLGEMTTKEIGNFLGVSVNTIKSRLRRARERLQAEEHLISETLGSVQMPANFIERIMQQVADIKPTPPQVGKPLLPWAAFGTAAVFILLMLGVGSQYLARFQKPYNLNAQSETTVEIIDASIVLDTQAEPDVRNQAGLFDTPGRNNGTGVQISKPVVPVPTVQVEKEVPPTLNRQWKHANAPGFGPVFGLFASSENNIYAASHLGIYRLTPDAPAWTFISPAAAVNLPTASGGYGMIPMAEKDDTLYLVSGDEVFSSSNSGETWTSLGTRPKGAAMGLAITDEAFYLALRDNGIFRSEDKGKQWTLLNDEVTAVKIFALATLENTVFVGTNQGLYRIKPRHGLEKLPLNTTNAIHSLAVSGNNLYVGTGPDLFQSKNAEDRAVFSEQLTEQLKNDNNSGLWELFQSTDLGNSWTDITPKIESPFIRLAPGVKVLTAGKTLLVIGYVGFHLRSMDGGKTWSGADQKPSSIAIMNSIFLSIFPAVGVDENTVFTAGMFGLNRSTDAGESWQPFMTGMIATRISNLIAFKNALYGNTGTNIAKSTDGGMSWQTLHFDPNKLTSIWKKQLMNARGLLLLPRLTVSDGVLYGITSIPGVEDTACIFHLSASGNDLVLVQGTPTFSENLSIEMPATEGQGGAEENITGNAANNPEKMDALPESTRQKTSFPRAFAVSGDAFYTEYQGRLLRWRRGESEWFVAGLVDIDAPAKNDGTDPFILAVSGETVYVGKRDGHLFRSLDSGNTWKDLTATLPLRFEHFNEIVFAGSTVYVATDVGVLTSADGDNWRVITNKTGTRTIIDRIAVVDTTIYGAGNAGVYQLDNRGRWEQILPEVPHSVISVVINGDRLYIATKRSGMFHASLEEEND